The stretch of DNA CTTTCCGAGTCGGCCGACGATGCCCATGTCGACGGCGACGATCATGCCGCCTGAATCGACGAAGAGATTGCCGGGATGCATGTCGGCATGGAAGAAGCCGTCGCGCAGCGTGTGGCGCAGGAACGATTGGATGAGGACATCGGCAAGCGTGTTGAGATTGTGCCCGGCAGCGCGCAGCCCTTCGACATCGGACATCTTGACGCCGTCGATCCACTCCATGGTGATGACGTCGCGGCCGGTGCGTTCCCAATCCACCTTCGGAACGCGAAAGCCTGGATCCTGTTCCGTGTTTTCGGCGATCTCCGAAAGTGCAGCCGCCTCAAGCCGGAGGTCCATCTCGACTTTGGTCGACTGCTCGAGCGTTTTCGTTACTTCGACCGGCCTCAGCCGCCGGCTCGAGGGCATGAAGCGCTCCTGCATACCGGCGACGAGATACATTGCCTCGATGTCATGGGCGAAACGCTGCCGTACGCCGGGGCGCACCACCTTGACGGCGACCTTCCTGCGGCCATTGGGGGTATTCACCTCTGCAGGATGCACCTGCGCAATAGAGGCTGCGGCAATCGGATCGTCGAAAGTCGCATAAAGCTCTTCGATCGGGCGACCGAGCGAGCCTTCGATACTCGCCTTTGCCGCCGCAATCGGGAAGAAGGCCATCCGGTCCTGAAGCTGCGAGAGGTCGTCGGCGAATTCGACGCCGACGACGTCCGGCCTGGTCGCCAGAAACTGACCGATCTTCACATAGGAAGGTCCGAGCCGCTCGACTGCCTGGGCCAGCCGATCGCTGCGTTTCTTGGCTTTTGCGCGGCTGCGCGCAAACAGGCCGACAAAGGATTTGGCAAGGCTCACGGAAGGCGGCAAGCCTTCCGAAGGCAGCGCCGAAACAACGCCCTCGCGCACCAGAATCCAGCCGACCCGCACGAGCCGAAGATATGCTCCGAAAGCACTCATTTAGATCAAAGCTTCCAGCCCGAGTGCAGGGCCGCGATGCCGCCGGTGTAGCTGGTGTAGGTCACGCGCGAAAAGCCGGCCTTACGGATCATTTCCGAAAAATTTTCCTGGTTCGGGAACTTGCGGATGGATTCGACAAGATACTGATAGGGCTCGGCGTCGCCGGTTATCGCCTTGCCGAACCTCGGAATGGCATTGAAAGACCAGGCCTCGTAAACCTTGTCCAGAAGCGGCATGTCCACTTCCGAAAATTCCAACACGAGCAGCCGGCCGCCGCGCTTGAGCACGCGATAAGCTTGCGAGAGCGCCACGTCGATGTGCGGCACATTGCGGATGCCGAAGGCGATCGTGTAGGCATCGAAGGTGCCGGCCTCAAAGGGCAGGACCTCGGCATTGGCCTCGATGAAGGTGAGATTGTCGGAGAGTCTCTTCTTGTCCGCCCGTTCGGCGCCGACGCCGAGCATGGAGCCGTTGATGTCGAGCACGGTCGCATGCGCCATGCGGTTCGATGCTTCGACGATACGGAAGGCAATATCGCCGGTGCCCCCCGCAACATCCAGCACCTTGTAGCCCGGTTCCTTGCGGGGATTAAGCGCCGCGACCATCGCATCCTTCCAGGCGCGGTGCATGCCCATCGACATCACATCGTTCATGATATCGTAGCGTCTGGCGACCTTATGGAAGACGTCGTTGACGAGACCCTGCTTCTCGCCACTCGGCACCTCGCGGAAGCCGTAGGATGTTTCCATGCCGCCATTGGCGGAAGTACGGCTTTGTGACATCGGACTACTCCGTTACTCGAAATCGGTACGGCGACCATAGCGAAAGGCCGCTTGAGACGCTATCTGTGGAGGCGGGTAATACCCGCGGCTTACTGGCGCTATAACCCACATCGTCCGCAGTTGAAACACGTTTAAATACAGATGGGTTAAGATGCCGGAATTGCCAGAAGTCGAAACGGTGAAGCGTGGTCTTTCGCCCGCCATGGAGGGCGCGCGCATCGAGCGGCTGGAGCTTCGCCGCGGCGATCTGCGCTTTCCCTTTCCGGAAAATTTCGAAGACCAGGTTTCGGGCCGCACCATTATCGGGCTTGGCCGCCGCGCCAAATACCTGCTGATCGACCTCGACAGCGGCAAGACCATCATCTCCCATCTCGGCATGTCTGGCTCCTTCCGCATCGAGCAGGGGCCAGTCAGCCAAACGCCAGGCGATTTTCGCTGCGAGCGGTCGAAGGACGAGAAGCATGACCATGCGATTTTCCATCTGGAAGGCAAGGGTGGTG from Rhizobium sp. 007 encodes:
- the ubiE gene encoding bifunctional demethylmenaquinone methyltransferase/2-methoxy-6-polyprenyl-1,4-benzoquinol methylase UbiE, which codes for MSQSRTSANGGMETSYGFREVPSGEKQGLVNDVFHKVARRYDIMNDVMSMGMHRAWKDAMVAALNPRKEPGYKVLDVAGGTGDIAFRIVEASNRMAHATVLDINGSMLGVGAERADKKRLSDNLTFIEANAEVLPFEAGTFDAYTIAFGIRNVPHIDVALSQAYRVLKRGGRLLVLEFSEVDMPLLDKVYEAWSFNAIPRFGKAITGDAEPYQYLVESIRKFPNQENFSEMIRKAGFSRVTYTSYTGGIAALHSGWKL
- the ubiB gene encoding 2-polyprenylphenol 6-hydroxylase → MSAFGAYLRLVRVGWILVREGVVSALPSEGLPPSVSLAKSFVGLFARSRAKAKKRSDRLAQAVERLGPSYVKIGQFLATRPDVVGVEFADDLSQLQDRMAFFPIAAAKASIEGSLGRPIEELYATFDDPIAAASIAQVHPAEVNTPNGRRKVAVKVVRPGVRQRFAHDIEAMYLVAGMQERFMPSSRRLRPVEVTKTLEQSTKVEMDLRLEAAALSEIAENTEQDPGFRVPKVDWERTGRDVITMEWIDGVKMSDVEGLRAAGHNLNTLADVLIQSFLRHTLRDGFFHADMHPGNLFVDSGGMIVAVDMGIVGRLGKKERRFLAEILYGFITRDYVRVAEVHFEAGYVPGHHNVESFAQAIRAIGEPIHGQPAETISMGKLLTLLFEVTELFDMQTRPELVMLQKTMVVVEGVSRMLNPRFNMWKASEPVVGDWIRNNLGPKRVVTDLKDGLKAAVKLAEAVPEIAAQTEKFHHQLLHMSEHGLRFDAETADAIGKSEARYSRSGRLALSIIALTLLYIAWMLS